Below is a window of Fibrobacter sp. UWR2 DNA.
CGAAAAGTGGCTGACCCGCGATACTACGCAGTCGACGTCTATTAAATTGCCTTGGCCGCGCAATTATGCCCCGCGTAGTTATGGTTCGTATGGGCCCCGGCGCAAGTCGGCGAGTGGCGAAAAGCGCTACTACAGGCTGAACGGGGCGCGCGTCAAGTAGTTTTTTATTATCGCTATTTTGTATATTCTTGGCGAAGAGGTTATTATGTACCGTTTTTCGCGCATTTTTTATCGCCGTCTGGCTGCAATCCTTTGTGTTTTCCTCGCTGTTCCCGCACTCGCCTTCGATGTCTCGGTTAAGGCGAACGTCGATAACGCCCAGGTGTTCGTGGGCGACATGTTCAATTACGAAATCCAGGTGACGGCGCCCGAAAACGCTATCGTGGATTTGCCGAGTTTTGTGGGCAACCTTGGCAGCTTTGAAGTCAAGGAAATGAAAAACGAAAAAATTACCGAGGGCATGCCCAAGGGTACCGCGAAGTTCGTGTGGCTTGCGACGCTCAACACGTTCGTGAGTGGCGATTTTCTCATTGCGCCGCAGCAGGTGAGCGCGGTCGTGGGTAAAGATACGGTCAAGACGAATACCGACCCGGTGGCGGTGAAGGTTTCCATGCGCACCACGGGCGAAGAGACGGACATTTTGGAAGTGGAAGACCCGCTCGATGACCCGCGCCTGCCGCAGTGGCTCTACATCGTGCTGATTGTTGTGGGCGTGCTGTTGCTCGTGATCCTCGGTTGGTTCCTGCACAAGAAGTTTGCGAAGCAGGGTGCTGCACCGCGCCTCCCGCCGTACGAGGAGGCCGTGCTTGCGCTCAAGGAACTCAGGCAAAAGAACTACCTCGCCGAAGGCAACCAGGGCGACTACTTCATGGCGCTCGGGTTCATTGCCCGCCGGTACATCGAACGCCGTTTCGACGTGGATATCCTGGATGCGACTGTCGCCGAGCTCAAGCAGCGTATGTCGCATGTGGCGGGCCTCCCGCAGGCCTACAAGGAATCGGTCGTGACGCTCGCTGTAGAAACCGATCCGGTAAAATTCGCGAAGATGAAGCTGGAAGGTGAACGCTGCCGGTTCTGGGATGAATGGGCCGATAAGTTGCTCGAAGATACCAAGCCCACTCCCGAAGAGGAGCAGGCGAAAAAGGAAGAGCTGAAGGCTGCGGTGCAGGCGGTAAAGGCCGCGCGCAAGGCAAAGTAATTTTCCGATAAGCTTCGTATAGCTTCGTTGCAGAAATCCAATCGTCTCGGCAATGCAAGCATATAAATATGCTTGCGCTGCGCTCGCCTCATAGATTTTCTCGGACTCTCGCTGTACGAGTTGTACAGCTTCGGTCCTGCGGCCTTGCTCTACTCGCTTCTCGAAAAATTGTGATGAGAAAAAAAATTAAAGGCTAATTTCCATTCCCGTGAACATCTGTTCTGCGCGGTCGCCGAGAACATCCCGCAATATTCCGTAGGCGCGGTCGCCGGTGCAATGCCCGGTGTATATCTTTTGCACGTCGAGTTCGCGTAGCCTTTCGGCGAAGGCGCGTACGCGTGCGTCCGGGTAGCGGAAAAGATGGAACCCGCCGAGAACCGCGTAAATCTTCTTGCCGGGGAAGGCGGCCTCGATTTCTTTCACGATGTTGTCGGCGCCCGCGTGGCTGCAGCTGTTCATCACGAACAGTCCCTGCGGGGTATCGAAAACCAGGCTCTGCTCGTGGTCAAAACTGTCGTAGCGGTACTTGCCGTTTTCCTTTACGCTCAGGTGCGCCATCTTGCCGATGCGTTCGAGCCCCGCGGTAGAATGCGGCACGAGCGTTATTCCAGGCGCAATTTCGGCAATGCCTTCCACAAAGCGGATGCGGCCCGAGAATCGTTCGAGCCAGCCCTTGTGAATGCCGATGTATTCGTGGTAGGTAAATCGCCCGAGTAGCTTGTGCGTGTGGTAGCAGTTCTCGCCTGCGCCCTTGCGCAGGTAGAAGGGTGCGGTTTTATTGAGCGCAAAAAATTTCGCCATGCCGTTCGCGTGGTCGTAATGCGCGTGGCTCAGCACTCCTATATCGACTTGCGAGAGGTCGATGCCCATGACGCCCGCGTTTTTTGCGAACAGGTGCGATGCGCCCGTATCGAGCAGCACCTTGTGGCCTTCGTATTCCGCGTACACGGAGAGTCCCCATTCGCCAAACAGCTTGCGCGAACAGCACATGCCTGCGATGTTGTCTATGAGGACTTGAACTTTCATGGCGCTACAAAATTATTCGCAATCTAGGCAAGTCCATTCCACCACGCCGTCGCAGCCTTCCTTGGACCCGGTGAGGCGTTCGCATGTATAGCTTTCGACGTCAATGAGGAACTCGAGATTGCCTGCGTTCTTGGTGCAGCAGCCGTCGCAGTCGCTATCGGCACACTTGTCGTACACGACGGCATCGATGGTGTTGCTGTTCTGGCGCAACCTGAAGGTTTTGCCCCTGTACTTGCCCCAGTCTTTTTCGTGGATAGATATGATGTTGTGTTCGCTGACCCATTGCTCGGTCTGCTGGCCGCTTATGCCTGCAAAGTAGCCTGCCCATTCACAGCCATTGTACACGACGCATTCTTCGCTGCCGGGGTCCGGCCAAGAAATGTACCAGGTCAGGTAGGCCTTGTTCCAGACGGTGTCGGCAGGGGCGCTGGCGGTAACGGAACTGCTCGATTCCGGCGTAGTGCCTGAATTTACATCGGTCGAGACGCCGCTGGAACTGCTGTCGGCACAGGCAGAAAATATTGCCGCTGCCGTGAGCACTGCCCCCATCAGAATCTTGCCAGAAAATTTCATGAAGTCTCCTTTACCAAACACTGCTTACTTGATTGTTTTGCCGTCGCTGAAGGCGTTCCCGACGCGGCGCTCCATCACGTAGTAGCCGTGGCCTGCAGAATCGTAGCACACCGGCTCAAGTTTTTCGACAGAAAGTTTGCCTTCTGCATCTAGCGCAGATTCGTCGGCGGTCACGTTCACGATTTCGCCGAGCAAAAGTTCAGATTCCTCGTCGTAGCTCACCATCTTGCATTCAAGCGCAAGCGGGAGTTCCGCAATCAGCGGGGCATCTACGTTTTCGCTCTTGATGGCGGTGAGGCCCGACTTGGCAAACTTGTCTGCAACCTTGTTCCCGCTGGTGACTCCCAGGTAGTCAATGGCCTTGATGTACTTTGCGGTAGCCATGCTCACGGTAAAGGCCTTGCGCGCCTTGATGTTCGGCATGGTCTTGTGCGATGCTGCCACGTAGATGGCCACCTGGTTCGTGTCGCTAATGGAGCCCCATGCGGCAACCATCGCGTTCGGCGA
It encodes the following:
- a CDS encoding MBL fold metallo-hydrolase; the encoded protein is MKVQVLIDNIAGMCCSRKLFGEWGLSVYAEYEGHKVLLDTGASHLFAKNAGVMGIDLSQVDIGVLSHAHYDHANGMAKFFALNKTAPFYLRKGAGENCYHTHKLLGRFTYHEYIGIHKGWLERFSGRIRFVEGIAEIAPGITLVPHSTAGLERIGKMAHLSVKENGKYRYDSFDHEQSLVFDTPQGLFVMNSCSHAGADNIVKEIEAAFPGKKIYAVLGGFHLFRYPDARVRAFAERLRELDVQKIYTGHCTGDRAYGILRDVLGDRAEQMFTGMEISL
- a CDS encoding flavin reductase family protein → MRKNLGVKAFLYPQPTLVIGTYNEDGSPNAMVAAWGSISDTNQVAIYVAASHKTMPNIKARKAFTVSMATAKYIKAIDYLGVTSGNKVADKFAKSGLTAIKSENVDAPLIAELPLALECKMVSYDEESELLLGEIVNVTADESALDAEGKLSVEKLEPVCYDSAGHGYYVMERRVGNAFSDGKTIK